A genome region from Microbacterium terricola includes the following:
- a CDS encoding Gfo/Idh/MocA family protein: MSAVGIGIIGAGVISDTYIQNLSSFPDVEVVIVGDLIAGRAREQAEKYGVPAHGTAEDVLAHPGVDLVVNLTIPAAHIEVSRAAIAAGKHVWTEKPLGLDRDGAAQLLREADAAGLRIGSAPDTLLGPGFQAARRAIDEGRIGRPLFAQTVFQTQGPDLWHPNPAFLFAQGAGPLLDMGPYYFSALVSLFGPVDRVSAFGVKANEERQIHTGPNAGETFPVEVPSTMQIIAAFDSGAQSQSLLSFDSALERHGIVEIHGTEGSIVIPDPNQFGGRIAVVAPLGVLRDGMSFDQEWIEIEHDQLEVGRGLGALDMVRAIAEGRPHVASGELGFHVLDVLLSAAESAATGETVKIQSTVAPVPLLPAGFDPFALTL, from the coding sequence ATGAGCGCGGTCGGCATCGGCATCATCGGCGCTGGGGTCATCAGCGACACGTACATCCAGAACCTCTCCTCGTTCCCCGACGTCGAGGTCGTGATCGTCGGCGACCTGATCGCCGGGCGTGCTCGCGAGCAGGCGGAGAAGTACGGGGTGCCCGCGCACGGCACCGCCGAGGATGTGCTCGCGCACCCCGGTGTCGATCTCGTCGTCAACCTGACGATCCCGGCGGCGCACATCGAGGTCTCGCGCGCCGCGATCGCGGCGGGCAAGCACGTGTGGACGGAGAAGCCGCTCGGGCTCGACCGTGACGGCGCGGCCCAGCTGCTGCGCGAGGCGGACGCCGCAGGGCTCCGCATCGGCTCCGCGCCGGACACGCTCCTCGGCCCGGGGTTCCAGGCCGCGCGCCGCGCGATCGACGAGGGCCGCATCGGCCGCCCGCTGTTCGCGCAGACGGTATTCCAGACGCAGGGGCCCGACCTCTGGCATCCGAACCCCGCCTTCCTCTTCGCGCAGGGCGCGGGGCCGCTGCTCGACATGGGGCCGTACTACTTCTCCGCCCTGGTGAGCCTGTTCGGGCCGGTCGACCGCGTGTCGGCGTTCGGCGTGAAGGCGAACGAGGAGCGGCAGATCCACACGGGCCCGAACGCGGGGGAGACCTTCCCGGTCGAGGTGCCGTCGACGATGCAGATCATCGCCGCGTTCGACTCGGGTGCGCAGTCGCAGAGCCTGCTCAGCTTCGACTCGGCGCTCGAGCGGCACGGCATCGTGGAGATCCACGGCACCGAGGGCTCGATCGTCATCCCCGACCCGAACCAGTTCGGCGGCCGCATCGCCGTCGTGGCACCGCTCGGCGTCCTGCGCGACGGGATGTCGTTCGACCAGGAGTGGATCGAGATCGAGCACGACCAGCTCGAGGTCGGCCGCGGGCTCGGCGCTCTGGACATGGTCCGGGCGATCGCCGAGGGACGACCGCACGTCGCGTCGGGCGAACTGGGCTTCCATGTGCTCGACGTCCTGCTCTCCGCCGCCGAGTCGGCCGCTACGGGCGAGACGGTGAAGATCCAGAGCACCGTCGCGCCCGTTCCTCTCCTTCCGGCCGGGTTCGACCCCTTCGCCCTCACGCTCTGA
- a CDS encoding TetR/AcrR family transcriptional regulator → MSASPPEAARERGSYPKGVARRQEILDRALEVFAKRGAQRTSLRAIAQEVGVTHAALTHYFGSLEELLVAVYRESELRADAEGPPPAPDVSPAEQMRISAADNREIPGLVQLYSTLVATALEDGHSAAQEFATQRFARVREDLAQRVRHLQSMGRLREDVEPGLVAALVVAASDGLQTQWLLDPAVDHEAALAMLDRLLSSPRTDS, encoded by the coding sequence ATGAGCGCGTCGCCACCCGAAGCAGCCCGCGAGCGGGGGAGCTATCCGAAGGGTGTCGCGCGTCGCCAGGAGATCCTCGACCGGGCGCTCGAGGTGTTCGCCAAGCGAGGCGCGCAGCGCACCAGCCTGCGGGCGATCGCACAGGAGGTAGGTGTCACCCACGCCGCACTCACGCACTACTTCGGGTCGCTCGAAGAACTGCTCGTCGCGGTGTACCGGGAGTCCGAACTGCGCGCCGATGCGGAGGGCCCCCCGCCGGCGCCCGACGTGAGCCCGGCAGAGCAGATGCGCATCTCGGCGGCCGACAATCGCGAGATTCCCGGACTGGTCCAGCTCTACTCGACGCTCGTCGCCACGGCGCTGGAGGACGGCCACTCCGCCGCTCAGGAGTTCGCCACGCAGCGATTCGCCCGTGTGCGCGAGGACCTGGCTCAGCGCGTGCGTCACCTGCAGTCCATGGGGCGCCTGCGCGAGGACGTCGAGCCGGGGCTGGTCGCCGCGCTGGTGGTCGCCGCATCCGATGGACTCCAGACCCAGTGGCTGCTCGACCCGGCCGTCGACCATGAGGCGGCACTCGCGATGCTCGATCGTCTGCTCTCCAGCCCGCGAACTGACAGTTGA
- the arr gene encoding NAD(+)--rifampin ADP-ribosyltransferase: protein MTEALDAGPFFHGTKADLRVGDLLTAGFPSNYRPEVVMNHIYFTALPDGAGLAAELAPGDGAPRVYLVEPTGAFENDPNVTDKKFPGNPTRSYRSSAPIRIVGETDDWTRLTPEARQTWRERLAVLRADERGEIIN from the coding sequence ATGACCGAAGCGCTGGATGCAGGCCCGTTCTTCCACGGCACCAAGGCCGATCTGCGGGTCGGCGACCTTCTCACCGCGGGCTTCCCCTCGAACTATCGCCCCGAGGTCGTGATGAACCACATCTACTTCACCGCCCTCCCGGATGGCGCCGGCCTGGCCGCGGAGCTCGCCCCCGGCGACGGAGCGCCTCGTGTCTACCTCGTGGAGCCGACCGGAGCGTTCGAGAACGACCCCAACGTCACGGACAAGAAGTTCCCGGGCAACCCCACGCGGTCGTACCGCAGCAGCGCACCGATCCGGATCGTCGGCGAGACCGACGACTGGACCCGGCTGACGCCCGAAGCGCGGCAGACGTGGCGGGAGCGGCTGGCCGTGCTCCGCGCGGACGAGCGCGGCGAGATCATCAACTGA
- a CDS encoding sugar phosphate isomerase/epimerase family protein, with the protein MGGSLDKLAAIGLKNVEAFDFARRPQEIRRALDAAGLSSPTGHAPLLSDELWTPDGSIPTPAPEVVFEAAAAIGITTVIDPFVAPDRWLTLDGVTDIADRLNRLVDVAAGFGLSVGYHNHAQEFIADFDGQTAFERFVALTDARVAIELDLYWALVGGQDGVGLVSRLGDRLVAVHVKDGIAPAVNPFGPDADEFGSASLDQRRPGEGDVPLAAALNAGTAVQFAVIEYDNAPGDVFEDIAASYAFLTEGGFVR; encoded by the coding sequence ATGGGAGGCTCGCTCGACAAGCTCGCCGCCATCGGTCTGAAGAACGTGGAGGCCTTCGACTTCGCCCGCCGCCCGCAGGAGATCCGCCGCGCGCTGGACGCTGCCGGGCTGTCCTCGCCGACCGGGCACGCGCCGCTGCTGTCGGACGAGCTGTGGACGCCCGACGGCTCGATTCCCACGCCCGCGCCCGAGGTCGTCTTCGAGGCCGCCGCGGCGATCGGAATCACCACGGTCATCGACCCCTTCGTCGCCCCGGACCGGTGGCTGACGCTCGACGGAGTCACCGACATCGCCGACCGCCTCAACCGCCTCGTCGACGTCGCCGCCGGCTTCGGTCTCAGCGTCGGGTACCACAACCACGCGCAGGAGTTCATCGCGGACTTCGACGGACAGACCGCGTTCGAGCGGTTCGTCGCGCTGACCGACGCGCGCGTCGCGATCGAGCTCGACCTGTACTGGGCTCTCGTCGGCGGGCAGGATGGCGTCGGCCTCGTCTCCCGGCTCGGCGATCGGCTCGTGGCGGTGCACGTGAAGGACGGCATCGCCCCCGCCGTGAACCCCTTCGGTCCGGACGCCGACGAGTTCGGCTCTGCGAGCCTCGACCAGCGCCGCCCCGGCGAGGGCGACGTGCCGCTCGCCGCAGCTCTGAACGCCGGAACGGCCGTGCAGTTCGCGGTCATCGAGTACGACAACGCCCCAGGAGACGTCTTCGAGGACATCGCCGCGAGCTACGCGTTCCTCACCGAGGGCGGGTTCGTCCGATGA
- a CDS encoding MFS transporter, with product MTRQTDDGVPRPDRSPAFEPAASRRGIHPAWWVAAVAFLALLAAAGFRAAPGALMVPLNEEFGWSTTEMSLAVSINLLLYGLTAPFAAALMDRFGVRQVVAAALTLVALGAGGSILMTASWQLIVFWGVLIGLGTGSMALVFAATIANRWFVRRRGLVMGILTAGSATGQLIFLPIVADLAESAGWRTASLLVAAVALAAVPVVWLVLRDYPEDRGVLPFGADPATHSAPSRPQGNAARRALDGLAFASKRPSFWALVVAFAICGATTNGLIGIHFIPSAHDHGMATTTAATLLAVVGLFDIAGTIASGWLTDKFDPRILLVAYYAFRGVGLVLLPWLLSDVVHPSMVLFVVIYGLDWVATVPPTSALCREIFGERGTIVFGWVFAAHQIGAAVAALGAGIIRDTFGTYTYAWWGGAALCAIAAVLSITVSRAPHLVAAGRPADD from the coding sequence ATGACGAGGCAGACCGACGACGGCGTGCCGCGACCCGACCGATCGCCCGCGTTCGAGCCCGCAGCGAGTCGCCGTGGCATCCACCCTGCGTGGTGGGTGGCGGCCGTCGCGTTCCTCGCTCTCCTCGCCGCAGCCGGGTTCCGGGCCGCCCCCGGCGCGCTGATGGTCCCGCTGAACGAGGAGTTCGGCTGGTCCACGACCGAGATGTCGCTGGCCGTCAGCATCAACCTCCTGCTCTACGGGCTCACCGCACCCTTCGCCGCCGCGCTGATGGATCGGTTCGGCGTCCGTCAGGTCGTCGCAGCTGCCCTCACCCTTGTCGCACTCGGCGCAGGCGGCAGCATCCTGATGACCGCGTCCTGGCAGCTGATCGTGTTCTGGGGAGTCCTGATCGGGCTCGGCACCGGTTCGATGGCGCTCGTCTTCGCGGCGACGATCGCGAACCGCTGGTTCGTGCGCCGCCGCGGTCTGGTGATGGGCATCCTCACCGCCGGGTCCGCGACCGGCCAGCTCATCTTCCTCCCGATCGTCGCCGACCTCGCCGAGTCGGCCGGGTGGCGCACAGCATCCCTCCTCGTCGCAGCGGTCGCCCTCGCGGCCGTGCCGGTAGTCTGGCTCGTTCTCCGCGACTATCCGGAGGATCGCGGCGTCCTCCCGTTCGGAGCCGACCCCGCGACGCACTCCGCACCCAGCCGCCCCCAGGGGAACGCCGCGCGCCGGGCACTCGACGGCCTCGCCTTCGCGTCGAAGAGGCCGTCGTTCTGGGCGCTCGTCGTCGCGTTCGCCATCTGCGGCGCCACGACCAACGGGCTCATCGGCATCCACTTCATCCCTTCGGCCCACGACCACGGCATGGCCACCACGACCGCCGCGACCCTCCTCGCCGTCGTGGGCCTCTTCGACATCGCTGGCACGATCGCCTCCGGCTGGCTGACCGACAAGTTCGACCCGCGCATCCTGCTCGTCGCCTATTACGCCTTCCGCGGTGTCGGCCTCGTCCTGCTGCCCTGGCTGCTGTCCGACGTCGTGCATCCCAGCATGGTGCTGTTCGTGGTCATCTACGGGCTCGACTGGGTCGCCACCGTTCCCCCGACCTCGGCGCTGTGCCGCGAGATCTTCGGCGAGCGCGGCACGATCGTCTTCGGGTGGGTGTTCGCCGCGCACCAGATCGGCGCCGCCGTCGCCGCCTTGGGCGCCGGCATCATCCGCGACACCTTCGGCACCTACACCTACGCATGGTGGGGCGGGGCGGCACTGTGCGCCATCGCCGCCGTCCTGTCCATCACGGTGAGCCGGGCGCCGCACCTCGTCGCCGCGGGACGACCCGCGGACGACTAG
- a CDS encoding MmcQ/YjbR family DNA-binding protein, with amino-acid sequence MTPEDVHAYCAAKWGAWEDQPWEGDLVFKVGPGERGKIFVFFGDGSAIGVKSATTRDEADEWLIRYPHDARVSAYIGRSGWNVLNTTGGIPDDELREAIDRSYELVIAGLPKKFRGPHAEQASAL; translated from the coding sequence GTGACTCCCGAGGACGTGCACGCCTACTGCGCCGCGAAGTGGGGTGCGTGGGAAGACCAGCCATGGGAAGGCGATCTCGTCTTCAAAGTCGGCCCGGGCGAGCGCGGCAAGATCTTCGTCTTCTTCGGCGATGGCAGCGCGATCGGGGTCAAATCGGCCACCACCCGGGATGAAGCCGACGAGTGGCTGATCCGGTATCCGCACGATGCCAGGGTCTCGGCGTACATCGGACGCTCGGGCTGGAATGTGCTCAACACGACCGGCGGCATCCCCGACGACGAGCTGCGCGAGGCGATCGACCGATCGTACGAGCTGGTCATCGCGGGGCTGCCGAAGAAGTTCCGGGGACCGCACGCGGAGCAGGCGAGCGCGCTCTAG
- a CDS encoding HNH endonuclease — protein sequence MVVPQTRRARAARRRSRRVAASGSDLTAAQWQLILDAWGCCAYCGDEAAALQKDCVLPISRGGRYTLENVVPACRSCNASKCNDEVTSWMRSRRLDEPKFLLRWVSVLRELRTTTA from the coding sequence ATGGTCGTCCCTCAGACGCGCAGGGCGCGGGCAGCGCGTCGCAGGTCTCGCCGGGTGGCCGCATCCGGAAGCGACCTGACTGCCGCCCAGTGGCAGCTCATCCTCGACGCGTGGGGATGCTGCGCGTACTGCGGCGACGAGGCGGCGGCGCTGCAGAAGGACTGCGTGCTGCCCATCTCCCGCGGCGGACGCTACACGCTCGAGAATGTGGTTCCTGCCTGCCGGTCGTGCAACGCGAGCAAGTGCAACGACGAGGTGACCTCATGGATGCGGAGTCGCCGGCTCGACGAGCCGAAGTTCCTGCTGCGATGGGTCAGTGTCCTGCGCGAGCTGCGCACGACGACCGCCTGA
- a CDS encoding winged helix-turn-helix transcriptional regulator: protein MPLRSDWSGEHCPIRRSLDVLGDPWVLLIVRDVLHGRGRFDTLRDNLGISEAVLSRRLAAMTDAGLLTRVDYLDAAGRTRQGYAATDAAAELLPVLQQLAVWGERHTAMPRGGAHMAMIHEACGQETTQGQVCSSCGEVLTPAEMTWVKPWKHARDRLQPAGALLTQ from the coding sequence ATGCCACTGAGATCCGATTGGTCGGGGGAGCACTGTCCCATCCGCCGGTCGCTCGACGTGCTCGGCGACCCATGGGTGCTGCTGATCGTCCGCGATGTGCTGCACGGCCGCGGCCGGTTCGACACCTTGCGCGACAACCTCGGCATCTCGGAGGCGGTGCTCAGTCGTCGCCTCGCGGCGATGACCGACGCCGGGCTGCTCACGCGCGTCGACTACCTCGATGCCGCCGGCCGTACCCGCCAGGGATATGCCGCGACGGATGCGGCAGCCGAGCTCCTTCCGGTGCTCCAGCAGCTCGCCGTCTGGGGAGAGCGGCACACCGCGATGCCGCGGGGCGGCGCCCACATGGCCATGATCCACGAAGCGTGTGGGCAGGAGACGACGCAGGGTCAGGTCTGCAGTTCGTGCGGCGAGGTGCTCACCCCGGCGGAGATGACGTGGGTGAAGCCGTGGAAGCACGCCCGTGACCGCCTGCAGCCCGCCGGTGCCCTGCTCACGCAGTGA
- a CDS encoding Rid family hydrolase, whose amino-acid sequence MRTIVTVPVLSESFARLGVPLTLVNTAGPTVYVSGLPPYDPETGELVRGDIATQTDTCLRALAACLTAAGASFDDVVNVRIYAANAGHYRTINEVYARHFTGDAPTRVFVPVASWSGEFDIEIDAVAYLSPGDAEPAA is encoded by the coding sequence ATGCGCACCATCGTCACCGTTCCCGTGCTCTCCGAGTCGTTCGCTCGCCTCGGCGTCCCGCTGACCCTTGTGAACACGGCCGGCCCCACCGTCTACGTCTCGGGCCTGCCCCCGTATGACCCGGAGACCGGCGAACTCGTCCGCGGCGACATCGCAACCCAGACCGACACCTGCCTCCGCGCGCTCGCTGCGTGCCTCACGGCAGCCGGAGCCTCGTTCGACGATGTCGTGAACGTCCGCATCTATGCCGCGAACGCCGGCCACTACCGGACGATCAACGAGGTGTACGCGCGCCATTTCACCGGCGATGCGCCGACCCGGGTGTTCGTCCCGGTCGCCAGCTGGTCGGGTGAGTTCGACATCGAGATCGACGCCGTCGCCTACCTCTCGCCCGGCGATGCGGAGCCGGCCGCATGA